In a genomic window of Clavelina lepadiformis chromosome 7, kaClaLepa1.1, whole genome shotgun sequence:
- the LOC143466052 gene encoding vitamin D 25-hydroxylase-like produces the protein MIVEALILFFMLVLYGTMVWYRRPPNSAPGPLGLPIFGNAFFLGKEPQKTFRDWGKKYGKVLNVRLGSSDCIVINDYATLHQANVKRLAAFSGVTICPIFTEFTSGNYGIALANYSPSWQTHRRHVVTTLRRFEVGKRSMETKIFNEASRLTDFLRSTNGQAVNIGELLHKMTTNILCHAIFGKRYEYENPVLCSIVQTINGIVDAEFGEAMQTAMLFPWLRYVPPVSKGCDEVLKSRQRMIETIDEVVFEHENSYDEDDMRDFIDCYLKEMKAGKDLFTRKQLLYEVSDLFLAGTDTTSNTLTWCLHALLHYPETQRKLRKEIFDVLGPTGKVNISHEPKMPYVLAFINEVLRFHPLLGLSYRSTTEDTELGGYSIPKDTPVILNLWAILMNPDDWHEPDKFNPDRFIDEKGNFFKPSCAVPFNIGGRQCPGERLARMELFLYLVTMAQRFEILPDPELADLPTIDMHIGGGVFFAPPPFKVVFKET, from the exons ATGATTGTGGAAGCATTGAtactattttttatgttgGTATTGTACGGAACTATGGTTTGGTACCGAAGGCCACCAAATTCTGCACCGGGTCCTTTGGGACTACCTATATTCGGCAATGCTTTCTTCTTAGGAAAAGAACCTCAAAAAACTTTTCGAGATTGGGGTAAGAAATATGGAAAGGTTCTGAATGTTCGCCTTGGCAGTAGCGACTGCATTGTAATCAATGATTACGCCACGTTACATCAA GCAAACGTAAAGCGACTTGCCGCTTTTTCTGGAGTTACGATATGTCCGATTTTTACGGAGTTTACAAGCGGGAATTACGGAATTGCATTAGCTAACTACTCACCGTCATGGCAAACACACAGACGACATGTAGTTACTACACTTCGTAG ATTCGAAGTGGGAAAACGGAGCATggaaaccaaaatttttaacgAAGCATCGAGGTTGACGGATTTCCTTAGGTCGACCAATGGACAAGCCGTTAACATCGgg GAATTGCTACACAAAATGACGACCAACATTCTTTGCCACGCTATCTTTGGAAAAAGATACGAATATGAAAATCCGGTTCTTTGCTCGATAGTACAGACAATAAATGGAAT AGTAGATGCGGAATTTGGCGAAGCAATGCAGACGGCAATGCTTTTTCCTTGGCTTCGATATGTTCCTCCAGTGTCAAAAGGTTGTGACGAAGTCCTGAAGTCGAGGCAACGCATGATAG AAACCATTGATGAAGTTGTGTTTGAACACGAAAATAGTTATGATGAAGATGATATGAGAGATTTTATCGATTGTTATCTTAAAGAAATGAAAGCGGGAAAAGACCTTTTTACG AGAAAGCAACTACTTTATGAAGTATCCGATCTTTTCCTGGCTGGCACCGACACAACTTCAAACACCCTAACATGGTGTCTGCACGCTCTTCTACACTACCCAGAGACGCAAAGAAAACTtcgaaaagaaatttttgatgtGTTAG GACCAACGGGCAAAGTTAATATATCACATGAGCCTAAGATGCCATACGTCCTGGCTTTTATCAACGAGGTTTTGAGGTTTCATCCGTTACTGGGATTGAGTTATCGCAGTACTACCGAAGACACTGAACTTGGAGGCTACAGTATTCCAAAAGACACACCG GTTATACTCAATCTTTGGGCAATTCTCATGAACCCAGACGACTGGCACGAACCGGATAAGTTTAACCCAGATCGTTTCATCGATGAAAAAGGAAACTTTTTCAAACCCAGTTGCGCCGTTCCATTTAATATTGGAGGTCGACAATGTCCCGGAGAACGACTTGCCAGAATGGAACTGTTCCTTTATTTGGTAACAATGGCTCAGCGATTCGAGATTTTACCAGATCCAGAACTCGCTGACTTACCTACCATTGACATGCATATTGGAGGGGGAGTTTTTTTCGCCCCTCCACCGTTCAAGGTGGTTTTTAAAGAAACttga